In Lates calcarifer isolate ASB-BC8 linkage group LG4, TLL_Latcal_v3, whole genome shotgun sequence, a genomic segment contains:
- the LOC108883592 gene encoding leucine-rich repeat and immunoglobulin-like domain-containing nogo receptor-interacting protein 3, whose protein sequence is MIGSPGPGGRALVPWPRVWRWVLAASLVAMITLTLPGSSQACPPRCECSAQLRSVSCQRRRLTNIPEGIPTETQLLDLSKNRLRWVQAGDLAPYPRLEEVDLSENLIATLEPNAFATLQSLKVLKLRGNQLKLVPMGAFAKLGNLTSLDLSENKMVILLDYTFQDLRSLKHLEVGDNDLVYISHKAFSGLLGLEDLTIERCNLTSISGQTLSYLRSLVTLRLRHLSITALEDQNFRKLSNLRGLDIDHWPYLEYISPLSFQGLDLHWLSITNTNITSVPSASFKNLVHLTHLNLSYNPITTLEPWAFRDLLRLKELIMVSTGLMTVEPHALGGLRQIRVLNFSSNDLQTLEEGSFHSVNSLETLRVDGNPLMCDCRLLWILQRRKTLNFDGRVPVCAGPVEVQGVSLSTFTDSALFDHFTCQKPKIRNRKLQQVIAREGQPVSFLCRAEGEPAPAIVWISPQRRRITAKSSGRITVLPSGTLEIRYAQLTDSGTYICIASNAGGNDTYFATLTVRGQPLDAASAFFLNRSLYSGEFFNDTNLNSTRVFLKFTLDLTTILVSTAMGCITFLGVVLFCFLLLFVWSRGRGQRKNNFTVEYSFRKSEPATGGSSGGTRKFNMKMI, encoded by the exons ATGATTGGCTCTCCTGGCCCTGGTGGGCGTGCCTTAGTGCCATGGCCGAGGGTGTGGCGATGGGTCCTGGCTGCTTCTCTGGTCGCCATGATAACCTTGACACTGCCAGGAAGTAGCCAGGCCTGTCCGCCACGGTGCGAGTGCTCGGCCCAGCTGAGATCGGTGTCGTGCCAGCGGCGGCGGCTCACCAACATCCCAGAGGGCATCCCCACGGAGACACAGCTCCTGGACCTCAGCAAGAACCGGCTCCGCTGGGTGCAGGCCGGTGACCTGGCGCCGTACCCGCGGCTGGAGGAAGTGGACCTCAGTGAGAACCTCATTGCCACATTAGAGCCCAATGCCTTTGCCACCCTCCAGAGTCTTAAAGTGCTGAAGTTGAGGGGAAACCAGCTGAAGTTAGTGCCCATGGGGGCCTTTGCCAAGCTGGGAAATCTGACCAGCCTGGACCTGAGTGAGAACAAGATGGTGATTTTACTCGACTACACCTTCCAGGATCTGAGGAGTCTGAAACATCTGGAGGTGGGAGACAACGACCTGGTTTACATATCCCACAAG GCTTTCTCAGGGCTGCTGGGGCTGGAGGATCTCACAATAGAGCGCTGCAACCTGACATCCATCTCTGGCCAGACGCTGTCCTATCTCCGCAGCCTGGTCACCCTTCGCCTCCGTCACCTCAGCATCACCGCCCTGGAGGACCAGAACTTCCGCAAGCTCTCCAACCTGCGGGGTCTGGACATCGATCACTGGCCGTACTTGGAGTACATCTCCCCTCTCAGTTTCCAGGGCCTGGACCTCCACTGGCTCTCCATCACCAACACCAACATCACCTCTGTCCCCTCCGCCTCCTTCAAGAACCTGGTGCACTTAACCCACCTAAACCTGTCCTACAATCCTATCACCACACTAGAGCCCTGGGCCTTCAGGGACCTGCTGAGGTTGAAGGAGCTCATTATGGTAAGCACAGGGTTGATGACGGTGGAGCCCCATGCCCTTGGAGGCCTCCGACAGATCCGGGTCCTCAACTTCTCCTCCAACGACCTGCAGACTCTGGAAGAGGGCTCCTTCCACTCTGTCAACAGTCTGGAGACCCTCAGAGTGGATGGGAACCCCCTGATGTGTGACTGCCGTCTGTTGTGGATCCTGCAAAGACGCAAGACCCTCAACTTTGACGGCAGAGTGCCGGTGTGTGCGGGGCCGGTGGAGGTGCAAGGGGTCAGCCTCAGCACCTTCACCGATTCTGCACTCTTCGATCACTTTACATGCCAGAAACCTAAGATACGCAACCGTAAACTGCAGCAG GTGATCGCCCGTGAAGGCCAGCCAGTGAGTTTTCTGTGTCGAGCTGAGGGAGAACCAGCACCTGCTATTGTCTGGATTTCCCCACAGCGCAGACGGATCACAGCTAAGAGTTCAGGGCGCATTACCGTTCTCCCTAGTGGCACCCTGGAGATCCGCTATGCCCAGCTCACTGACAGCGGAACATACATCTGCATTGCCAGTAATGCCGGAGGCAATGACACCTACTTCGCCACACTCACAGTGCGTGGCCAGCCGCTGGACGCCGCCTCAGCCTTCTTTCTCAACCGCTCGCTGTACAGCGGCGAGTTCTTCAACGACACAAATCTGAACAGCACACGCGTTTTCCTCAAGTTCACCTTGGACCTGACCACCATCTTGGTCTCCACGGCAATGGGTTGCATCACCTTCCTGGGGGTTGTCCtcttctgtttcctgctgttgttCGTGTGGAGCCGGGGACGCGGCCAACGCAAGAACAACTTCACAGTGGAGTACTCTTTCCGGAAATCTGAACCCGCCACTGGAGGCTCCTCGGGAGGGACCAGGAAGTTCAACATGAAGATGATATGA